Proteins encoded within one genomic window of Actinoplanes octamycinicus:
- a CDS encoding GlsB/YeaQ/YmgE family stress response membrane protein, whose product MEINGIFTGIVFGLIIGALGRLVVPGKQSIPIWATLLVGVVAGILGTFLAALFGVDETPGIDWIELGLQVGLAAAGVALVSGAGARRKIG is encoded by the coding sequence ATGGAAATCAACGGCATCTTCACCGGCATCGTCTTCGGCCTGATCATCGGCGCGCTGGGCCGCCTGGTGGTGCCCGGCAAGCAGAGCATCCCGATCTGGGCCACCCTGCTGGTCGGCGTGGTGGCCGGGATCCTCGGCACGTTCCTCGCGGCGCTCTTCGGCGTCGACGAGACGCCGGGCATCGACTGGATCGAGCTGGGCCTGCAGGTCGGCCTGGCCGCGGCCGGGGTGGCGCTGGTCTCCGGCGCCGGCGCCCGGCGCAAGATCGGATAA
- a CDS encoding YccF domain-containing protein, producing the protein MRFLLNVLWFIFGGGFLLAIGYGFAALICFVLIITIPFGVAAGRLALYSLWPFGRTVVSRPGAGVGSGLANILWVVLFGWWIALAHLTAGIALCVTIIGIPFGIANFKLVPVAFWPLGREIVDVD; encoded by the coding sequence GTGCGCTTCCTCCTCAATGTCCTGTGGTTCATCTTCGGCGGCGGTTTCCTGCTCGCCATCGGCTACGGCTTCGCGGCCCTGATCTGCTTCGTCCTGATCATCACCATCCCGTTCGGCGTCGCCGCGGGCCGCCTGGCGCTCTACTCGCTCTGGCCGTTCGGCCGCACCGTGGTGTCCCGCCCGGGCGCCGGGGTCGGCTCCGGCCTGGCGAACATCCTCTGGGTGGTCCTGTTCGGCTGGTGGATCGCGCTGGCGCACCTGACCGCCGGCATCGCGCTGTGCGTGACGATCATCGGCATCCCGTTCGGGATCGCCAACTTCAAGCTGGTCCCCGTGGCGTTCTGGCCGCTCGGCCGGGAGATCGTCGACGTGGACTGA
- a CDS encoding alpha-hydroxy-acid oxidizing protein has translation MRDAGLVRQSTVYRAGTLGRRPVVPTDFAELERRARRASSAEAWAYVAGGAGEGRTMRRNRAAFDRWAIVPRMAAGAVDRDLSTEVLGTRLTSPLLLAPVGAGALMGKDSDLAIATGAAATGTPYVFSNQGCNPMEECAAAMGDTPRWFQLYWSKDERLVDSLIARAEAIGAGALVVTLDTTVLGWRPQDLNLGSLPFAKGLGIAQYTSDPVFQEIAAERARQPQERPKVTLGAIRALLAMSRNHPGSFWANLRSPLPRASVETFLDIYSNPGLSWEHLATLKRRTSLPVVLKGILDVEDARRAFAIGVDALVVSNHGGRQVDNAVASLDALVEIRAALGPEPTLLLDSGIRTGADVFTALALGADAVLLGRPHLYGFALAGAHGVAEVIRNVVAELDLTMALTGARDIASITRELVREQPA, from the coding sequence ATGCGGGACGCCGGATTGGTTCGTCAGTCGACCGTCTACCGGGCCGGCACGCTGGGCCGCCGCCCGGTGGTGCCGACCGACTTCGCCGAGCTGGAGCGCCGCGCGCGCCGCGCCAGCAGCGCCGAGGCCTGGGCCTACGTGGCCGGCGGCGCGGGCGAGGGGCGGACCATGCGGCGCAACCGGGCGGCCTTCGACCGGTGGGCGATCGTGCCCCGGATGGCGGCCGGCGCGGTCGACCGGGACCTGTCCACCGAGGTGCTCGGCACCCGGCTGACCAGCCCGCTGCTGCTCGCCCCGGTCGGTGCCGGCGCGCTGATGGGCAAGGACTCGGACCTGGCGATCGCCACCGGGGCGGCCGCGACCGGGACCCCGTACGTCTTCTCCAACCAGGGCTGCAACCCGATGGAGGAGTGCGCGGCCGCGATGGGCGACACGCCGCGCTGGTTCCAGCTCTACTGGAGCAAGGACGAGCGGCTGGTGGACAGCCTGATCGCGCGGGCCGAGGCGATCGGCGCCGGCGCGCTGGTGGTCACCCTGGACACCACGGTGCTGGGCTGGCGGCCGCAGGACCTGAACCTGGGCTCGCTGCCGTTCGCCAAGGGCCTGGGCATCGCGCAGTACACCTCCGACCCGGTGTTCCAGGAGATCGCCGCGGAGCGGGCCCGGCAGCCGCAGGAGCGGCCGAAGGTGACGCTCGGCGCGATCCGGGCGCTGCTCGCGATGTCCCGCAACCACCCGGGGTCGTTCTGGGCGAACCTGCGGTCGCCGCTGCCCCGGGCCAGCGTCGAGACGTTCCTCGACATCTACTCCAACCCCGGCCTCAGCTGGGAGCACCTGGCCACGCTGAAACGGCGGACCAGCCTTCCGGTCGTACTCAAAGGGATCCTGGATGTCGAGGACGCCCGGCGTGCCTTCGCGATCGGGGTGGACGCGCTGGTGGTGTCGAACCACGGCGGGCGGCAGGTGGACAACGCGGTGGCGTCGCTGGACGCCCTGGTGGAGATCCGGGCGGCGCTCGGGCCGGAGCCGACGCTGCTGCTGGACAGCGGGATCCGCACCGGCGCGGACGTCTTCACCGCGCTCGCCCTGGGCGCCGACGCGGTCCTGCTCGGCCGCCCGCACCTGTACGGCTTCGCGCTGGCCGGCGCGCACGGCGTGGCCGAGGTGATCCGCAACGTGGTCGCCGAGCTGGACCTGACGATGGCCCTGACCGGCGCCCGGGACATCGCCTCGATCACCCGCGAGCTGGTCCGGGAACAGCCCGCCTGA
- a CDS encoding DNA polymerase IV: MRGDPSILHVDLDAMFAAVEQRDKVSLRGKPVVVGGLAGRGVVATASYEARAFGVHSAMPMSQARRRSPPGTAYLTPRFAAYKRTSEVVMRLLGEVSPLVEQVSIDEAYVDLAVTGHDLSTAGVTGLARRIKAEIAAATGGVTGSIGAASSKLLAKIGSDLHKPDGLTVVPAGQELAVLHPLPVKRLGGVGPATEQRLHRSGVRTVGDLARVPLDDLIDWFGTAHGHGLFRLARAQDDRPVVSEREAKSVSAEETFDVDLTDPVRLNRELDLLSARVAGRLRAGGLTGRTVNIKVRHHDFTTVTRAVTRDQPTDDGRLVAQLARRLLAEVDTSGGIRLLGVGVSTLADFAQDDLFAGAFPEFAATLAGPAEFPVAEPGAVSGGAGATAAAAVDLRPAVDGERPADSERGATTGGALEGPPPVWRTGQDVRHDEHGVGWVWGSGLGLVTVRFEGPLTGPGPVRTFPVGDPRLHPTDPPDWTGAGAAGG; this comes from the coding sequence GTGAGGGGGGATCCGAGCATTCTGCACGTGGACCTGGATGCGATGTTCGCCGCGGTCGAGCAGCGCGACAAGGTCTCCCTGCGCGGAAAACCCGTGGTGGTCGGTGGGCTGGCCGGCCGGGGCGTGGTCGCCACCGCGTCGTACGAGGCGCGCGCCTTCGGCGTGCACTCGGCGATGCCGATGTCCCAGGCGCGCCGCCGCTCGCCGCCCGGCACCGCCTACCTGACGCCCCGCTTCGCGGCGTACAAGCGGACCAGCGAGGTGGTGATGCGCCTGCTCGGCGAGGTGTCGCCGCTGGTCGAGCAGGTCAGCATCGACGAGGCCTACGTCGACCTGGCGGTCACCGGCCACGACCTGAGCACCGCCGGGGTGACCGGGCTGGCCCGGCGGATCAAGGCGGAGATCGCCGCGGCCACCGGCGGGGTGACCGGCTCGATCGGCGCCGCCTCCTCCAAGCTGCTGGCGAAAATCGGTTCCGACCTGCACAAGCCGGACGGGCTCACGGTGGTGCCGGCCGGGCAGGAGCTGGCCGTGCTGCACCCGCTCCCGGTGAAACGGCTGGGCGGCGTCGGCCCGGCCACCGAGCAGCGGCTGCACCGCTCCGGCGTGCGCACCGTCGGCGACCTGGCCCGGGTGCCGCTGGACGACCTGATCGACTGGTTCGGGACGGCGCACGGGCACGGGCTGTTCCGGCTGGCCCGGGCACAGGACGACCGGCCGGTGGTGAGCGAGCGGGAGGCCAAGTCGGTGTCGGCGGAGGAGACGTTCGACGTCGACCTGACCGATCCGGTGCGGCTCAACCGGGAGCTGGACCTGCTGTCCGCGCGGGTGGCCGGGCGGTTGCGGGCCGGCGGGCTGACCGGCCGCACGGTGAACATCAAGGTGCGCCACCACGACTTCACCACGGTGACCCGGGCGGTCACCCGGGACCAGCCGACCGACGACGGGCGGCTGGTGGCGCAGCTGGCCCGGCGGCTGCTGGCCGAGGTGGACACGTCGGGCGGGATCCGGCTGCTCGGGGTCGGGGTGTCGACGCTGGCCGACTTCGCCCAGGACGACCTGTTCGCCGGCGCGTTCCCGGAGTTCGCCGCGACGCTCGCCGGGCCGGCCGAGTTCCCGGTGGCGGAGCCGGGCGCGGTGAGCGGCGGGGCGGGGGCCACGGCGGCGGCCGCGGTCGACCTGAGACCGGCGGTGGACGGGGAGCGGCCGGCTGATTCGGAGAGGGGCGCGACCACCGGAGGCGCCTTGGAGGGGCCGCCGCCGGTGTGGCGGACCGGGCAGGACGTGCGGCACGACGAGCACGGGGTCGGCTGGGTCTGGGGGAGTGGGCTCGGGCTGGTGACGGTGCGGTTCGAGGGGCCGCTGACCGGGCCGGGGCCGGTGCGGACGTTCCCGGTCGGGGATCCGCGGCTGCATCCCACCGACCCGCCGGACTGGACCGGGGCCGGGGCGGCCGGCGGCTGA
- the ctaD gene encoding aa3-type cytochrome oxidase subunit I, translating into MTTTAPRPVQTRPHPVRRSVRGSWLARTIRTTDAKQIGIMYMVTAFGFFVVGGFMALLMRAELARPGMQVVSPEQYNQLFTMHGTIMLLLFATPILFAFANFVVPIQIGAPDVAFPRLNAFAYWLYLFGGTIAVAAFATPGGAADYGWTAYVPLSGGVHSPGIGGNMWVVGLALSGLGTILGAVNMITTILCLRAPGMTMFRMPIMTWNILLTSLLVALVFPFLAATLFALAADRILNAQVFNVNTGGPMLWQHLFWFFGHPEVYVVALPFFGIITEVIPVFSRKPVFGYKPLVAATLLISGLSMSVWAHHMFATGQVLLPFFSLLSYLIAVPTGMKFFVWIGTMWRGQISFETPMMFALGFMVTFLLGGLTGVLLASPPVDFHVHDSYFVVAHFHYVLFGTIVFAVFSGIYFWFPKMFGRMLDDRLGKVHFWLTFIGFHMTFLVQHWLGTEGMPRRYADYLSTDGFTTLNTWSTIGSFILGAATLPFLYNVWKSYRAGQPVTVDDPWGHGNSLEWATSCPPPLRNFDRMPRIRSERPAFDAKFPELAVSAEGGTPEEGSLVKGENPALDDDPNVARSSGDKSVQDGK; encoded by the coding sequence ATGACGACCACCGCACCACGTCCCGTCCAGACCCGGCCGCATCCGGTCCGCCGGTCGGTGCGCGGGTCGTGGCTGGCCCGGACCATCCGCACCACCGATGCCAAGCAGATCGGCATCATGTACATGGTCACCGCCTTCGGGTTCTTCGTCGTGGGCGGGTTCATGGCGCTGCTGATGCGCGCCGAGCTGGCCCGGCCGGGGATGCAGGTGGTCTCGCCGGAGCAGTACAACCAGCTGTTCACCATGCACGGCACGATCATGCTGCTGCTGTTCGCGACGCCGATCCTGTTCGCCTTCGCGAACTTCGTGGTGCCGATCCAGATCGGCGCGCCGGACGTGGCGTTCCCCCGGCTGAACGCGTTCGCCTACTGGCTGTACCTGTTCGGCGGGACGATCGCGGTGGCCGCGTTCGCGACACCCGGCGGCGCCGCCGACTACGGCTGGACCGCCTACGTGCCGCTCAGCGGCGGGGTGCACTCGCCCGGCATCGGCGGCAACATGTGGGTGGTCGGCCTGGCGCTGTCCGGGCTCGGCACCATCCTCGGCGCGGTCAACATGATCACCACGATCCTCTGCCTGCGCGCGCCCGGGATGACCATGTTCCGGATGCCGATCATGACGTGGAACATCCTGCTCACCAGCCTGCTGGTGGCGCTGGTCTTCCCGTTCCTGGCGGCGACGCTGTTCGCGCTGGCCGCCGACCGGATCCTGAACGCGCAGGTGTTCAACGTGAACACCGGCGGGCCGATGCTCTGGCAGCACCTGTTCTGGTTCTTCGGCCATCCCGAGGTCTACGTGGTGGCGCTGCCGTTCTTCGGGATCATCACCGAGGTGATCCCGGTGTTCAGCCGCAAGCCGGTGTTCGGCTACAAGCCGCTGGTCGCCGCCACGCTGCTGATCTCCGGGCTGTCGATGAGCGTGTGGGCGCACCACATGTTCGCCACCGGGCAGGTGCTGCTCCCGTTCTTCAGCCTGCTCAGCTACCTGATCGCGGTGCCCACCGGGATGAAGTTCTTCGTCTGGATCGGCACCATGTGGCGCGGGCAGATCTCCTTCGAGACGCCGATGATGTTCGCGCTCGGGTTCATGGTGACGTTCCTGCTCGGCGGGCTGACCGGGGTGCTGCTGGCGTCGCCGCCGGTCGACTTCCACGTGCACGACTCGTACTTCGTGGTGGCGCACTTCCACTACGTGCTGTTCGGGACGATCGTGTTCGCCGTCTTCTCCGGGATCTACTTCTGGTTCCCGAAGATGTTCGGGCGGATGCTCGACGACCGGCTCGGCAAGGTGCATTTCTGGCTGACCTTCATCGGCTTCCACATGACCTTCCTGGTGCAGCACTGGCTGGGCACCGAGGGGATGCCCCGGCGCTACGCCGACTACCTGTCCACCGACGGGTTCACCACGCTGAACACCTGGTCGACGATCGGCTCGTTCATCCTCGGGGCGGCGACGCTGCCGTTCCTCTACAACGTGTGGAAGTCGTACCGGGCGGGGCAGCCGGTGACCGTGGACGACCCGTGGGGGCACGGGAACTCGCTGGAGTGGGCCACCTCGTGCCCGCCGCCGCTGCGGAACTTCGACCGGATGCCGCGGATCCGGTCGGAGCGGCCGGCGTTCGACGCGAAGTTCCCGGAGCTGGCGGTGTCGGCGGAAGGCGGGACGCCGGAAGAGGGGTCGCTGGTGAAGGGGGAGAATCCGGCGCTCGACGACGACCCGAACGTGGCCCGGTCGTCCGGCGACAAATCGGTCCAAGACGGTAAATAG